A genomic window from Cotesia glomerata isolate CgM1 linkage group LG7, MPM_Cglom_v2.3, whole genome shotgun sequence includes:
- the LOC123268425 gene encoding uncharacterized protein LOC123268425 isoform X3, which translates to MTPLVTYTIVFMVNIFFHSIVEGMEPWKKSEKNGEQGSEIQLPCILKSPKCGGLHSIKWYRGSQRILIFSESAGITRGNNDIAARSTMNYNQNATKTYLKISDLKLEDEGLYKCEATYLAVNRECNNVQHITLNTTVRPKFLRITEEDDNTNLTSGTILGPINEGTLMTLNCESDQGKPVPTVEWYKGDKRLKAIGSTKVRENGVGIGSSVLQLQVGRSELGATFTCKISSLALAEPLTVDIKLDVHVRPLKMDVKGVVGHVVSGTKILLECKVSAARPPANVTWYNGTDFLTNDNDRFEMFETKIDDNSDGTSETSSYLAFTASEYDNGQTFSCFAENSVTRIEGIKPMKEATTIEVLYAPIITMRPANITVNETEDFVIICNYEANPAGLTSVKWLQNDQELELNEDHYEGGVTEQTSLTVKNASASDMGTYKCVLSNSVGETTPENTVDVSVLYKPIVKVLVEPEVPINEADRLNVSLTCYAVKGNPINLNAVRWYLDGDLLKELPDCNIKNNSTITLNMDDTLTFCDIDPSKLLLEAVGRSFHGNYSCEGRNDAGWGLISPSTPVIVYYKPGPAMISYKPKRVIKGSSLNITCTVTDPGRPAVTGYKWIRGMHRLADQEKSILSIDSVNLRTKANFTCIAYNEAGDGDPATTFIDVAAPPAFINPLAPYHGYVYNAVNVSIGCRVECSPICNVSWIKNNEPINFTVIDRYYVTNVYHPADQSTSDFESIQSNLTWNLDKWPNKQLDRFKDNDNYTCISSDNDVGKGVHSTTHFQVEFPPENMTISKKIIDVIVDFIPDSVKCGAVAHPEPTFRWYRQGSTETISQSPVLVFETKVPKRSNGTYFCEATNRHGTLNISTYLNVLYKPECQINKERINGEDYLVCTAVGNPKESNFSWSLKSDNDSLGQLAEIRQGQSYLLLDTAVTNFRTYVCIANNSIGSSLPCERGVPGNLPWWFQLEGDLLIIVIIIIVTVVIAIVVCCVIVYLICRRKQMHAKYSNRMVTLEERQHPDGGPPSPTESIRSHGRCSSLHSNPVPRWPLKPGVLVHINRTHSLSSGLNPVPLSTSNHHIHTIPPTLPSTTTITAAVATTTTTTETISATTAEITSSPTTTMNTMMTTNKNYKVDRYRTRGDEIIVTRRPIKPFRRGKIMTITQMGIPIHNIVHDEGMIARANRLKAIFSSQLKEPDSFPGISREKTAVTYKRIVPRQRMSYNTPTLAASNCDTSADGTDCGGGGDVNINANSNVSRKRKKPGADPGHQGNKNSHIDSVSEGLQPESDGKTFYENLPFHGIQTPPNKQQMNEYDYKDHYQKYQQQKQQEMQQYKYNPSSSSCSNSSYNNNQLTLPLTRSLYNSSAVNPLLVSLIQTNLTNNLNSSNIITNKKIPSTLGLSSSELTLSAGVKPFCQENDKNNYGGNRYKNNDNPISENDYINRNSNSNSNSYSNSNKISDNTMSLSQSLFHGKKIDFDSCDGNFDNNYQIQNQRQSSTGQRRSERKKHRKHERANDRRIKHRRSSDGRNNFSNRSSTNDITLSSLSASCETSFARIQELGIPENFKISYLNSYQQDNNTLDIDLQQNKNKKFKQNSSNYYSDQIIKDNNKQINFESSKELINTSTTIATMTTATTTTTLTTTTTPTITTTSTTTTTTTTTTTTTTTTTVLDSEAVNSTITVNQYTQLVNNFRDIGQEIDV; encoded by the exons ggaTGGAACCATGGAaaaaaagcgaaaaaaatgGAGAACAAGGATCAGAAATACAATTACCgtgtattttaaaaagtccAAAATGTGGTGGACTTCACAGTATTAAGTGGTACAGAGGTAGCCAGAGAATACTCATATTCAGTGAAAGTGCTGGGATAACACGTGGAAATAATGATATTGCAGCAAG ATCAACAATGAATTACAATCAAAATGCTACGAAAACATATCTAAAAATATCAGATTTAAAACTAGAAGATGAAGGTTTATACAAATGTGAAGCTACGTATTTAGCTGTGAATAGGGAGTGTAATAATGTACAACATATAACTCTCAATACCACTG TACGTCCTAAATTTTTACGGATTACAGAAGAAGAtgataatacaaatttaactTCAGGGACTATTTTAGGGCCAATTAATGAAGGTACATTAATGACTTTAAATTGTGAAAGTGATCAAGGAAAACCCGTACCAACTGTGGAATGGTATAAAGGCGATAAGAGACTTAAag cCATTGGTTCAACAAAGGTCAGAGAAAATGGGGTTGGAATAGGAAGTAGTGTGCTACAGTTGCAAGTTGGCCGCAGCGAATTAGGTGCTACCTTTACTTGCAAAATCAGCAGTTTGGCACTTGCTGAGCCTCTAACTGTCGACATCAAACTTGACGTTCACG taAGACCACTTAAAATGGACGTAAAAGGTGTGGTAGGACACGTAGTGAGTGGTACTAAAATTTTACTAGAATGTAAAGTCAGTGCCGCAAGACCACCAGCAAATGTTACCTGGTACAACGGAACTGATTTTCTGACCAATGATAATGACAGATTCGAAATGTTTGAAACTAAAATAGATGACAAT agtGATGGTACATCTGAAACAAGCAGTTATCTTGCATTCACAGCATCAGAATACGATAATGGTCAGACATTTAGTTGTTTTGCTGAAAATTCAGTCACAAGAATTGAAGGAATCAAACCAATGAAAGAAGCTACAACAATTGAAGTTTTGT atgcTCCAATTATTACTATGCGGCCAGCCAACATTACCGTCAATGAGACTGAAGACTTTGTCATAATTTGCAACTACGAAGCCAACCCTGCGGGCTTAACATCCGTCAAGTG gttaCAAAATGATCAAGAGCTGGAATTAAATGAAGATCACTATGAGGGTGGTGTAACAGAACAGACATCTCTTACGGTTAAAAATGCAAGTGCTTCAGACATGGGCACATACAAATGTGTACTTAGTAATAGCGTTGGAGAGACAACACCTGAAAATACTGTTGATGTTTCTGTTCTTT ATAAACCTATTGTTAAAGTATTAGTAGAACCAGAAGTACCGATAAATGAAGCAGATCGTTTAAATGTATCTCTTACATGTTATGCAGTAAAGGGTAATCCAATAAATTTGAATGCGGTAAGATGGTATTTAGACggagatttattaaaagaattacCCGactgtaatataaaaaataattcaacaataacattaaatatggacgatactttaacattttgcGACATTGATCCAAGCAAATTACTATTGGAGGCAGTTGGCCGTTCATTTCATGGAAATTATTCTTGTGAGGGTCGAAACGACGCTGGATGGGGTTTAATTTCACCAAGTACTCCAGTAATTGTATACT ataAACCTGGTCCAGCTATGATAAGCTATAAACCAAAACGAGTTATAAAAGGTAGTTCATTGAATATAACTTGTACTGTAACTGATCCTGGTCGACCAGCGGTGACTGGTTACAAGTGGATACGTGGGATGCATCGTCTTGCTGATCAAGAAAAATCAATTCTTAGCATTGATTCAGTTAATCTCAGGACCAAAGCCAATTTTACGTGCATCGCATATAATGAAGCTGGAGACGGTGATCCAGCTACAACTTTTATAGACGTTGCCG caCCACCTGCATTTATAAATCCACTTGCACCGTATCATGGTTACGTATACAATGCAGTGAATGTTAGTATCGGATGTCGAGTTGAGTGCTCACCCATCTGCAACGTGTCGTGGATCAAAAACAACGAGCCAATTAATTTTACCGTAATAGATAGGTATTATGTGACCAATGTATACCATCCAGCTGACCAAAGTACTAGCGATTTTGAGAGTATTCAGTCTAATCTCACCTGGAATTTGGATAAATGGCcaaataaacaacttgatcGATTTAAAGACAATGATAATTACACATGTATTAGTAGTGATAATGATGTTGGTAAAGGAGTACATAGTACAACTCATTTTCAAGTTGAAT TCCCGCCAGAAAATATGacaatatcaaaaaaaataatagacgTTATTGTTGACTTTATACCAGATAGTGTTAAATGTGGGGCTGTTGCTCACCCTGAACCAACTTTTCGATGGTACCGTCAAGGATCTACTGAAACAATATCCCAAAGTCCAGTTCTTGTTTTTGAAACAAAAGTACCTAAACGTAGTAATGGAACATATTTTTGTGAAGCTACTAATCGACATGGTACTCTTAATATTTCAACATATCTCAATGTCCTtt ataagCCAGAGTgccaaataaataaagagCGTATTAATGGTGAAGATTATCTGGTGTGTACAGCAGTGGGTAACCCAAAGGAGTCAAACTTTAGTTGGTCATTGAAGAGTGACAATGATTCTCTTGGCCAACTTGCTGAGATTCGCCAAGGCCAAAGTTATCTTCTATTGGACACTGCGGTTACAAACTTTCGTACTTATGTCTGTATTGCTAATAATTCTATTGGATCATCACTTCCGTGTGAACGTGGAGTACCCG GCAATCTTCCATGGTGGTTTCAATTAGAGGGTgatcttttaataattgtcattaTAATAATCGTCACTGTTGTTATTGCCATTGTCGTTTGCTGCGTCATTGTTTATTTGATATGTCGTCGTAAACAAATGCACGCGAAAT ACAGTAATCGCATGGTCACATTGGAGGAACGTCAACA tCCGGACGGTGGTCCACCGAGCCCGACAGAGTCGATACGTTCACATGGACGATGCTCATCCCTTCACTCAAACCCAGTTCCACGATGGCCTTTAAAACCAGGAGTTTTAGTGCACATTAATCGCACGCATAGCCTCAGTTCAGGATTAAATCCAGTTCCGCTCTCAACTTCAAATCATCATATACACACAATACCACCAACATTACCATcgacaacaacaataacagcAGCAgtagcaacaacaacaacaacaacagaaACAATTTCTGCAACAACAGCAGAAATAACGTCGTCACCAACCACAACTATGAATACAATGATGACTActaataaaaactataaagTCGATCGATATCGTACGCGAGGAGATGAAATAATAGTCACTAGACGACCGATTAAACCATTTAGACGCGGAAAAATTATGACTATTACCCAAATGGGTATTCCTATACATAATATTGTTCATGATGAAGGCATGATTGCACGAGCTAATAGGTTAAAAGCAATATTTAGTTCACAACTAAAGGAGCCTGATTCATTTCCCGGTATATCCAGAGAAAAAACAG CTGTGACTTATAAAAGAATAGTACCTCGGCAACGGATGTCGTACAACACCCCAACACTTGCTGCATCAAATTGCGACACCTCCGCCGATGGCACTGACTGCGGTGGTGGTGGTGATGTTAACATAAACGCAAATTCCAATGTATCTCGTAAGCGCAAAAAGCCGGGAGCAG aTCCTGGCCATCAAGGGAATAAAAATAGTCATATTGATAGTGTTTCCGAAGGGTTGCAACCAGAATCGGATGGcaaaactttttatgaaaatctTCCATTTCACGGAATCCAAACCCCACCAAAcaag CAGCAAATGAACGAGTATGATTATAAAGATCATTATCAAAAGTATCAACAGCAAAAACAACAAGAAATGcaacaatataaatataatccAAGCAGCAGTAGTTGCAGTAATAgcagttataataataatcaactaACATTGCCATTAACAAGGAGTTTATATAATTCTTCGGCAGTTAATCCTTTGCTAGTTTCATTAATTCAAACTAAtcttactaataatttaaatagtagtaatataataactaataaaaaaataccatcAACACTGGGACTATCATCATCAGAATTAACCCTGTCAGCAGGAGTAAAACCATTTTGtcaagaaaatgataaaaataattatggtGGTAAtcgttataaaaataatgataatccaATAAGCGAAAATGATTATATTAATAGAAATAGTAATAGTAACAGTAATAGTTATagcaatagtaataaaataagtgaTAATACTATGTCATTATCGCAATCGCTATTCcatggtaaaaaaattgattttgataGTTGTGATggtaattttgataataattatcaaatacaAAATCAACGACAATCATCAACAGGACAACGACGTAGTGAACGAAAAAAACATCGTAAACACGAGCGTGCTAATGATCGTAGAATAAAACACAGACGTTCATCAGATGGCcgtaataattttagtaatagATCATCAACTAATGATATAACATTATCAAGTTTATCAGCGTCTTGTGAAACTAGTTTTGCTCGAATTCAGGAACTCGGTAtacctgaaaattttaaaatatcatatttAAACTCTTATCAACAAGATAATAATACCCTTGATATAGACttgcaacaaaataaaaataaaaaatttaaacaaaattcatcaaaCTACTATTCCGatcaaattataaaagataataataaacaaataaattttgagagcTCTAAAGAGCTAATAAATACATCAACAACAATAGCGACGATGACGACagcgacgacgacgacgacgttGACGACAACGACAACGCCAACGATAACAACAacatcaacaacaacaacaacaacaacaacaacaacaacaacaacaacaacaacaacagtaTTAGATTCCGAAGCAGTAAATTCAACAATCACTGTCAATCAATATACTCAGCTTGTTAATAACTTTCGTGATATTGGTCAAGAAATCGATGTTTAA
- the LOC123268425 gene encoding hemicentin-2 isoform X12 yields the protein MTPLVTYTIVFMVNIFFHSIVEGMEPWKKSEKNGEQGSEIQLPCILKSPKCGGLHSIKWYRGSQRILIFSESAGITRGNNDIAARSTMNYNQNATKTYLKISDLKLEDEGLYKCEATYLAVNRECNNVQHITLNTTVRPKFLRITEEDDNTNLTSGTILGPINEGTLMTLNCESDQGKPVPTVEWYKGDKRLKAIGSTKVRENGVGIGSSVLQLQVGRSELGATFTCKISSLALAEPLTVDIKLDVHVRPLKMDVKGVVGHVVSGTKILLECKVSAARPPANVTWYNGTDFLTNDNDRFEMFETKIDDNSDGTSETSSYLAFTASEYDNGQTFSCFAENSVTRIEGIKPMKEATTIEVLYAPIITMRPANITVNETEDFVIICNYEANPAGLTSVKWLQNDQELELNEDHYEGGVTEQTSLTVKNASASDMGTYKCVLSNSVGETTPENTVDVSVLYKPIVKVLVEPEVPINEADRLNVSLTCYAVKGNPINLNAVRWYLDGDLLKELPDCNIKNNSTITLNMDDTLTFCDIDPSKLLLEAVGRSFHGNYSCEGRNDAGWGLISPSTPVIVYYKPGPAMISYKPKRVIKGSSLNITCTVTDPGRPAVTGYKWIRGMHRLADQEKSILSIDSVNLRTKANFTCIAYNEAGDGDPATTFIDVAAPPAFINPLAPYHGYVYNAVNVSIGCRVECSPICNVSWIKNNEPINFTVIDRYYVTNVYHPADQSTSDFESIQSNLTWNLDKWPNKQLDRFKDNDNYTCISSDNDVGKGVHSTTHFQVEFPPENMTISKKIIDVIVDFIPDSVKCGAVAHPEPTFRWYRQGSTETISQSPVLVFETKVPKRSNGTYFCEATNRHGTLNISTYLNVLYKPECQINKERINGEDYLVCTAVGNPKESNFSWSLKSDNDSLGQLAEIRQGQSYLLLDTAVTNFRTYVCIANNSIGSSLPCERGVPARQGRAGNLPWWFQLEGDLLIIVIIIIVTVVIAIVVCCVIVYLICRRKQMHAKYSNRMVTLEERQHPDGGPPSPTESIRSHGRCSSLHSNPVPRWPLKPGVLVHINRTHSLSSGLNPVPLSTSNHHIHTIPPTLPSTTTITAAVATTTTTTETISATTAEITSSPTTTMNTMMTTNKNYKVDRYRTRGDEIIVTRRPIKPFRRGKIMTITQMGIPIHNIVHDEGMIARANRLKAIFSSQLKEPDSFPGISREKTAVTYKRIVPRQRMSYNTPTLAASNCDTSADGTDCGGGGDVNINANSNVSRKRKKPGADPGHQGNKNSHIDSVSEGLQPESDGKTFYENLPFHGIQTPPNKPFKPEFSDLDYAEVDYRSYGPINYKAASIALLQNRKQPLQNYQHQQENKPQMYGIQDDNEELL from the exons ggaTGGAACCATGGAaaaaaagcgaaaaaaatgGAGAACAAGGATCAGAAATACAATTACCgtgtattttaaaaagtccAAAATGTGGTGGACTTCACAGTATTAAGTGGTACAGAGGTAGCCAGAGAATACTCATATTCAGTGAAAGTGCTGGGATAACACGTGGAAATAATGATATTGCAGCAAG ATCAACAATGAATTACAATCAAAATGCTACGAAAACATATCTAAAAATATCAGATTTAAAACTAGAAGATGAAGGTTTATACAAATGTGAAGCTACGTATTTAGCTGTGAATAGGGAGTGTAATAATGTACAACATATAACTCTCAATACCACTG TACGTCCTAAATTTTTACGGATTACAGAAGAAGAtgataatacaaatttaactTCAGGGACTATTTTAGGGCCAATTAATGAAGGTACATTAATGACTTTAAATTGTGAAAGTGATCAAGGAAAACCCGTACCAACTGTGGAATGGTATAAAGGCGATAAGAGACTTAAag cCATTGGTTCAACAAAGGTCAGAGAAAATGGGGTTGGAATAGGAAGTAGTGTGCTACAGTTGCAAGTTGGCCGCAGCGAATTAGGTGCTACCTTTACTTGCAAAATCAGCAGTTTGGCACTTGCTGAGCCTCTAACTGTCGACATCAAACTTGACGTTCACG taAGACCACTTAAAATGGACGTAAAAGGTGTGGTAGGACACGTAGTGAGTGGTACTAAAATTTTACTAGAATGTAAAGTCAGTGCCGCAAGACCACCAGCAAATGTTACCTGGTACAACGGAACTGATTTTCTGACCAATGATAATGACAGATTCGAAATGTTTGAAACTAAAATAGATGACAAT agtGATGGTACATCTGAAACAAGCAGTTATCTTGCATTCACAGCATCAGAATACGATAATGGTCAGACATTTAGTTGTTTTGCTGAAAATTCAGTCACAAGAATTGAAGGAATCAAACCAATGAAAGAAGCTACAACAATTGAAGTTTTGT atgcTCCAATTATTACTATGCGGCCAGCCAACATTACCGTCAATGAGACTGAAGACTTTGTCATAATTTGCAACTACGAAGCCAACCCTGCGGGCTTAACATCCGTCAAGTG gttaCAAAATGATCAAGAGCTGGAATTAAATGAAGATCACTATGAGGGTGGTGTAACAGAACAGACATCTCTTACGGTTAAAAATGCAAGTGCTTCAGACATGGGCACATACAAATGTGTACTTAGTAATAGCGTTGGAGAGACAACACCTGAAAATACTGTTGATGTTTCTGTTCTTT ATAAACCTATTGTTAAAGTATTAGTAGAACCAGAAGTACCGATAAATGAAGCAGATCGTTTAAATGTATCTCTTACATGTTATGCAGTAAAGGGTAATCCAATAAATTTGAATGCGGTAAGATGGTATTTAGACggagatttattaaaagaattacCCGactgtaatataaaaaataattcaacaataacattaaatatggacgatactttaacattttgcGACATTGATCCAAGCAAATTACTATTGGAGGCAGTTGGCCGTTCATTTCATGGAAATTATTCTTGTGAGGGTCGAAACGACGCTGGATGGGGTTTAATTTCACCAAGTACTCCAGTAATTGTATACT ataAACCTGGTCCAGCTATGATAAGCTATAAACCAAAACGAGTTATAAAAGGTAGTTCATTGAATATAACTTGTACTGTAACTGATCCTGGTCGACCAGCGGTGACTGGTTACAAGTGGATACGTGGGATGCATCGTCTTGCTGATCAAGAAAAATCAATTCTTAGCATTGATTCAGTTAATCTCAGGACCAAAGCCAATTTTACGTGCATCGCATATAATGAAGCTGGAGACGGTGATCCAGCTACAACTTTTATAGACGTTGCCG caCCACCTGCATTTATAAATCCACTTGCACCGTATCATGGTTACGTATACAATGCAGTGAATGTTAGTATCGGATGTCGAGTTGAGTGCTCACCCATCTGCAACGTGTCGTGGATCAAAAACAACGAGCCAATTAATTTTACCGTAATAGATAGGTATTATGTGACCAATGTATACCATCCAGCTGACCAAAGTACTAGCGATTTTGAGAGTATTCAGTCTAATCTCACCTGGAATTTGGATAAATGGCcaaataaacaacttgatcGATTTAAAGACAATGATAATTACACATGTATTAGTAGTGATAATGATGTTGGTAAAGGAGTACATAGTACAACTCATTTTCAAGTTGAAT TCCCGCCAGAAAATATGacaatatcaaaaaaaataatagacgTTATTGTTGACTTTATACCAGATAGTGTTAAATGTGGGGCTGTTGCTCACCCTGAACCAACTTTTCGATGGTACCGTCAAGGATCTACTGAAACAATATCCCAAAGTCCAGTTCTTGTTTTTGAAACAAAAGTACCTAAACGTAGTAATGGAACATATTTTTGTGAAGCTACTAATCGACATGGTACTCTTAATATTTCAACATATCTCAATGTCCTtt ataagCCAGAGTgccaaataaataaagagCGTATTAATGGTGAAGATTATCTGGTGTGTACAGCAGTGGGTAACCCAAAGGAGTCAAACTTTAGTTGGTCATTGAAGAGTGACAATGATTCTCTTGGCCAACTTGCTGAGATTCGCCAAGGCCAAAGTTATCTTCTATTGGACACTGCGGTTACAAACTTTCGTACTTATGTCTGTATTGCTAATAATTCTATTGGATCATCACTTCCGTGTGAACGTGGAGTACCCG CACGCCAAGGACGTGCAG GCAATCTTCCATGGTGGTTTCAATTAGAGGGTgatcttttaataattgtcattaTAATAATCGTCACTGTTGTTATTGCCATTGTCGTTTGCTGCGTCATTGTTTATTTGATATGTCGTCGTAAACAAATGCACGCGAAAT ACAGTAATCGCATGGTCACATTGGAGGAACGTCAACA tCCGGACGGTGGTCCACCGAGCCCGACAGAGTCGATACGTTCACATGGACGATGCTCATCCCTTCACTCAAACCCAGTTCCACGATGGCCTTTAAAACCAGGAGTTTTAGTGCACATTAATCGCACGCATAGCCTCAGTTCAGGATTAAATCCAGTTCCGCTCTCAACTTCAAATCATCATATACACACAATACCACCAACATTACCATcgacaacaacaataacagcAGCAgtagcaacaacaacaacaacaacagaaACAATTTCTGCAACAACAGCAGAAATAACGTCGTCACCAACCACAACTATGAATACAATGATGACTActaataaaaactataaagTCGATCGATATCGTACGCGAGGAGATGAAATAATAGTCACTAGACGACCGATTAAACCATTTAGACGCGGAAAAATTATGACTATTACCCAAATGGGTATTCCTATACATAATATTGTTCATGATGAAGGCATGATTGCACGAGCTAATAGGTTAAAAGCAATATTTAGTTCACAACTAAAGGAGCCTGATTCATTTCCCGGTATATCCAGAGAAAAAACAG CTGTGACTTATAAAAGAATAGTACCTCGGCAACGGATGTCGTACAACACCCCAACACTTGCTGCATCAAATTGCGACACCTCCGCCGATGGCACTGACTGCGGTGGTGGTGGTGATGTTAACATAAACGCAAATTCCAATGTATCTCGTAAGCGCAAAAAGCCGGGAGCAG aTCCTGGCCATCAAGGGAATAAAAATAGTCATATTGATAGTGTTTCCGAAGGGTTGCAACCAGAATCGGATGGcaaaactttttatgaaaatctTCCATTTCACGGAATCCAAACCCCACCAAAcaag CCTTTTAAGCCTGAATTCTCTGACTTGGATTACGCAGAAGTTGACTACAGATCTTATGGACCTATTAACTACAAGGCTGCCAGTATTGCGCTGTTACAGAATCGAAAACAACCATTACAAAATTATCAGCATCAGCAAGAAAATAAACCACAAATGTACGGAATACAAGATGACAATGAAGAGTTGCTCTAA